The Sorangiineae bacterium MSr11367 genome window below encodes:
- a CDS encoding ROK family protein yields MKVVHSPSPVSKEASVTQVSEVRVPQVGTPASMRELNQRIVLTRLRSGGAATRPQLAKDTGLSKPTVGQALLELEQSRLVRTIGRTSAGLGRSAILYESNPSAGHVMGIDIGRARIRVAVADLAGTVVARLDEPNRCATARALVKTVNQLAHKTVRDAGLDLEDMVAKVVGSPGVPDPRGRILHYAPNLPDWGKKGLLDELEAALGVGLVVENDANLAAVGEHARGAAKGVSSFVCVVIGTGIGMGIVLEGRLYRGAHGAAGEVGYLPYGWNGDENGAAVKKTPSARGLMEAAAAGDSVLKMAKSENLRDAQSALDVFVMARNGDARARRIVTEEAARLAYLVASVSAVLDPELVVLSGGIGKSADLLAGPMDKALRGLTPLVPRIVASELGEDAVLTGAISIGLRSAEDIVFDRRNDAIAD; encoded by the coding sequence ATGAAGGTCGTACACTCGCCCAGTCCCGTGAGCAAAGAAGCCAGCGTCACCCAAGTCTCCGAGGTTCGAGTCCCACAGGTTGGCACCCCCGCGAGCATGCGCGAGCTGAATCAGCGCATCGTTCTGACCCGATTGCGGTCGGGGGGTGCGGCAACGAGGCCGCAGCTCGCCAAAGACACGGGGCTTTCCAAGCCTACCGTCGGTCAGGCGTTGCTCGAGCTGGAGCAGAGTCGGTTGGTCCGCACCATTGGGCGGACGTCGGCCGGGTTGGGCCGGTCGGCCATTTTGTACGAGTCGAATCCTTCGGCTGGGCACGTGATGGGCATCGACATCGGGCGCGCGCGCATCCGTGTGGCGGTGGCCGATCTCGCGGGCACGGTGGTGGCGCGGCTCGACGAGCCGAATCGCTGCGCGACGGCGCGGGCGCTGGTCAAGACGGTGAACCAGCTCGCGCACAAGACGGTGCGCGATGCGGGGCTCGACCTCGAGGACATGGTGGCCAAGGTCGTCGGTAGCCCCGGCGTGCCCGATCCGCGCGGGCGCATTTTGCACTACGCACCGAATTTGCCCGACTGGGGCAAGAAGGGTTTGCTCGACGAGTTGGAGGCGGCCCTGGGTGTGGGGCTCGTGGTGGAGAACGATGCGAACCTCGCCGCGGTGGGCGAACACGCACGCGGGGCGGCGAAGGGCGTGAGCTCGTTCGTCTGCGTGGTGATCGGGACCGGCATCGGTATGGGCATCGTGCTCGAGGGGCGCCTGTACCGAGGTGCCCACGGTGCCGCGGGCGAGGTCGGGTACCTGCCCTATGGCTGGAACGGCGATGAGAACGGCGCGGCGGTGAAGAAGACGCCGTCGGCACGGGGTCTGATGGAGGCGGCGGCCGCAGGGGATTCGGTGCTCAAGATGGCCAAGAGCGAGAATCTGCGCGACGCGCAGTCGGCGCTCGATGTGTTCGTGATGGCCCGCAACGGCGACGCGCGCGCGCGGCGCATCGTCACCGAGGAGGCTGCGCGGTTGGCTTATTTGGTGGCCTCGGTGTCGGCCGTGCTCGATCCGGAGCTGGTGGTGTTGAGCGGCGGCATCGGCAAGAGCGCCGACCTTCTCGCCGGGCCGATGGACAAGGCGCTGCGTGGGCTCACGCCGCTGGTGCCGCGCATCGTCGCGAGCGAACTGGGAGAAGATGCGGTGCTCACGGGCGCGATTTCGATCGGGCTGCGCTCGGCCGAGGACATCGTGTTCGACCGGCGCAACGACGCCATCGCCGACTAG
- a CDS encoding DUF1501 domain-containing protein yields MSAMHFSRRQGLVGGLAALMTMALRAEAGAEPKAGAKAKACIVLWLNGGPSHVDTFDPKPGGRFKAIKTRARDIWLAEHLPHLADHGDKLAVIRSMTSKEGNHDRARYLMHTGYVPNPTVRHPSLGAWVSREMGATSPELPNFVSIAGPSMGPGFVGLQHGPFIVDDPAKKPANVELPAAVDEARFQRREAALRAMETRFDSDDPQISGRHAVYEQATRLMHSPKLTAFDIEQEPEAVRKAYGDTKFGRGCLLARRLVESGVKLVEVVLDGWDTHQDNFERTKKLMGTLDPALSSLLAELHARKLLDSTLVVCMGEFGRTPRINAKEGRDHHPAAWSAVLAGGGIRGGQVYGKTDTDGAKVVERPVTVPNLFATLTTQLGIDPHKMVTSPIGRPIGVTDEGEPIRELTT; encoded by the coding sequence ATGAGCGCGATGCACTTTTCACGGCGGCAAGGATTGGTGGGCGGTTTGGCCGCGCTCATGACCATGGCTCTTCGGGCAGAAGCAGGGGCGGAGCCGAAGGCTGGTGCAAAGGCCAAGGCCTGCATCGTCCTGTGGCTCAATGGCGGGCCGAGTCACGTCGATACCTTCGATCCAAAACCGGGCGGGCGCTTCAAGGCGATAAAAACCCGTGCGCGGGACATCTGGCTTGCGGAACACCTGCCGCACTTGGCGGACCACGGCGACAAGCTCGCGGTGATCCGCAGCATGACCAGCAAGGAAGGGAACCACGACCGCGCGCGCTATTTGATGCACACGGGATACGTGCCCAATCCGACGGTGCGCCACCCTTCGCTGGGTGCGTGGGTGAGCCGCGAGATGGGCGCGACCTCGCCCGAGCTGCCGAATTTCGTCAGCATTGCGGGGCCCAGCATGGGGCCCGGCTTCGTCGGGCTCCAGCACGGGCCGTTCATCGTCGACGATCCGGCGAAAAAGCCGGCCAACGTGGAGCTTCCCGCCGCGGTCGACGAGGCGCGGTTCCAGCGGCGTGAGGCCGCACTTCGGGCCATGGAGACGCGGTTCGATTCCGACGATCCGCAGATCAGCGGGCGCCATGCAGTCTACGAGCAGGCCACGCGCTTGATGCACTCGCCGAAGCTCACGGCGTTCGACATCGAGCAGGAGCCGGAGGCCGTTCGCAAGGCGTACGGCGACACCAAGTTCGGACGCGGGTGCCTCTTGGCGCGACGGCTCGTCGAGTCGGGCGTCAAGTTGGTCGAGGTGGTGCTCGATGGCTGGGATACGCACCAGGACAACTTCGAGCGCACGAAGAAGCTGATGGGCACGCTCGATCCCGCGCTCTCGTCGCTGCTTGCGGAGCTGCATGCGCGCAAGCTGCTCGATTCGACGCTGGTCGTGTGCATGGGCGAGTTCGGGCGCACACCCCGCATCAACGCGAAGGAGGGTCGGGATCATCATCCGGCCGCGTGGAGCGCCGTGCTCGCAGGCGGTGGCATCCGCGGTGGACAAGTCTACGGAAAGACCGACACCGATGGCGCGAAGGTGGTGGAACGTCCCGTGACGGTGCCCAACCTGTTCGCCACGTTGACCACGCAGCTCGGGATCGACCCGCACAAGATGGTCACGTCGCCGATCGGTCGGCCCATCGGTGTGACCGACGAAGGCGAGCCGATTCGCGAGCTGACGACGTAG
- a CDS encoding DUF1579 domain-containing protein: MRFSFVFLLLAGCSATTRPPSLLTSADVTKPTAACSTPERGQFDFWLGDWDVVMRSHPGDDLSKPWVTSHGTNRIRKRFDGCVIEENFTSLDGPDGPWSGISVSQWIPSEKQWKQTWVDNQGSYLLHYGGVENGQMILYSPPRTKDGVTTQKRMVFFDIGKDAMNWRWEGTRDGGQSWTSEITLRYTRRRAG, encoded by the coding sequence ATGCGTTTTTCCTTCGTGTTTCTCCTCCTCGCCGGCTGCTCGGCCACGACCCGGCCTCCCTCGCTGCTGACGTCCGCGGACGTCACCAAGCCCACGGCCGCGTGCTCCACGCCGGAACGGGGCCAATTCGATTTCTGGCTCGGCGATTGGGACGTGGTGATGCGCAGCCACCCGGGCGACGACCTCTCCAAACCCTGGGTCACCTCTCATGGAACGAACCGCATTCGAAAGAGGTTCGACGGCTGCGTCATCGAGGAAAACTTCACCTCCCTCGACGGCCCCGACGGTCCCTGGTCGGGCATCAGCGTCTCGCAATGGATCCCGTCCGAGAAGCAATGGAAGCAGACCTGGGTCGACAACCAAGGCTCCTACCTCCTGCACTACGGAGGCGTCGAGAACGGCCAAATGATCCTTTACAGCCCTCCGCGAACCAAAGACGGCGTCACCACCCAGAAGCGCATGGTCTTCTTCGACATCGGCAAAGACGCCATGAATTGGCGCTGGGAAGGCACCCGCGACGGCGGCCAAAGCTGGACCTCCGAGATCACCCTGCGCTACACGCGCCGTCGCGCGGGCTAG
- a CDS encoding APC family permease, protein MSETHTEAARDASRSSADVGAPQGLERRIGTLEATAMNMTVMCGIGPFITIPTMVATLGGPQAIFGWIVGALLVLADGLVWAELGAAMPSAGGTYVYLREAFQYRTGRLMPFLFVWTAILFIPLIMSTGVIGLVQYLGYLIPAVVDAEGHTNTTGHIVGIGVVGVVIAALYRNIGEVSKLTTVFFYVMLVSLFGVIIASYTHFHAEYAFAYPEGAFKMGGPFFTGLGAALIIAVYDYLGYNNSCYLAAEVKNPGRALPRSIVISILSIMGLYLLLQIGVLGVVPWQDVAKSSSIASLVVETAWGKTAANILTATIVVTAFASVFAGLLGGSRVPYEAARDRVFLPLFGKLHPKSHFPHISLLVFGAITAIGSLFDLTSVIAVLTAVFVLVQSVAQVAALIVLRKRQPNLHRPYRQWLYPLPCIIALVGWIYLYASAGTEPILFSLVWLALGIGAFMIWAKLEKIWPFGSKEIREEFIGKPAVD, encoded by the coding sequence ATGAGCGAAACGCACACGGAGGCGGCGCGTGACGCCTCTCGATCGAGCGCAGACGTCGGAGCTCCCCAGGGGTTGGAACGGCGCATCGGTACCCTCGAGGCGACCGCGATGAACATGACGGTGATGTGCGGGATCGGCCCGTTCATCACCATTCCGACCATGGTGGCCACCCTTGGCGGCCCTCAGGCCATCTTCGGGTGGATCGTCGGAGCTTTGCTCGTCCTGGCCGACGGCCTGGTCTGGGCCGAGCTTGGCGCGGCGATGCCAAGTGCGGGCGGCACCTACGTGTACCTGCGCGAAGCTTTTCAGTACCGCACCGGGCGCCTGATGCCGTTCCTGTTCGTCTGGACGGCGATCCTCTTCATCCCCCTCATCATGAGCACCGGTGTCATCGGCCTGGTGCAGTACCTCGGTTACTTGATTCCCGCGGTCGTCGATGCAGAGGGCCACACCAACACGACGGGCCACATCGTGGGCATCGGCGTCGTGGGTGTGGTCATCGCCGCGCTCTACCGCAACATCGGCGAGGTGAGCAAACTCACCACGGTGTTCTTCTACGTGATGCTCGTATCCCTCTTCGGGGTGATCATTGCGTCCTACACGCATTTTCACGCCGAATACGCGTTCGCCTACCCCGAGGGCGCCTTCAAGATGGGCGGCCCCTTCTTCACCGGCCTAGGCGCGGCGCTCATCATCGCGGTCTACGACTACCTCGGGTACAACAACTCCTGTTACCTCGCCGCCGAGGTCAAGAACCCCGGCCGCGCACTGCCTCGGTCCATCGTCATCTCGATCTTGAGCATCATGGGCCTTTACCTCCTTCTGCAGATCGGCGTGCTCGGCGTCGTCCCGTGGCAGGACGTGGCGAAGTCCTCGTCCATCGCCTCGCTGGTCGTCGAGACCGCGTGGGGCAAGACGGCGGCCAACATTCTGACGGCCACCATCGTCGTCACGGCGTTCGCCTCCGTGTTTGCCGGCTTGCTCGGCGGCTCCCGCGTTCCCTACGAGGCCGCGCGCGATCGCGTTTTCCTTCCGCTCTTCGGAAAGCTGCATCCGAAGTCGCACTTCCCGCACATCTCGCTCCTCGTTTTTGGCGCCATCACCGCCATCGGGTCGCTTTTCGATCTGACCAGCGTCATCGCCGTCCTGACCGCGGTCTTCGTTCTGGTGCAATCCGTGGCGCAGGTTGCGGCGTTGATCGTGCTTCGCAAGCGCCAGCCGAACCTGCACCGCCCGTACCGCCAATGGCTGTACCCGCTCCCGTGCATCATTGCGCTCGTCGGCTGGATCTACCTGTATGCCAGCGCGGGCACGGAGCCGATCCTCTTTAGCCTCGTGTGGCTCGCCCTGGGCATCGGCGCCTTCATGATCTGGGCAAAGCTCGAGAAAATCTGGCCCTTCGGGTCCAAGGAAATTCGCGAGGAGTTCATCGGAAAGCCTGCGGTAGACTGA
- a CDS encoding serine/threonine protein kinase — MLEDDALGWNLGRYTLHGEIASGGMASVHIGRMVASAGFSKVVAIKRLHEEFASDPDFVTMFLDEARLAARVHHPNVVQPLDVIAEGGEVFLVMEYVRGETLAKLQRILRPLGERVPPAVAGAIVVGVLHGLHAAHEAKSELGEPLGIVHRDISPQNVLVGTDGTARVLDFGIAKATDRAHHTREGDLKGKIAYMAPEQLAGETELDRRTDIFAAAVVLWELLTGRRLYESESQPTLLTRTRTGTIPPPSRFAPDVPEAVDDVVRKALSRAREDRFSSARAMAIALEIAMPLATPSTVGEWVEEVAQESLLRRATRIAEIEQGARSPESVREQAHALLQELQLTRTRDRRSMVPAPRSSNGSTDDSSPMLLEDSAILVEPLSPIPENVPSAPATAPAIPEVMPGAFADTEPQLDVRRLSTRKYVAIAAVFGLLTLGLLALLLPMFVKRSYVNAAAKRGITLQVDSMDLSFRRVRLLGCGATFPGMPGVMVRAEVLDFAATEDGTNALTVEQPEITLDGAYVPTLDALELYLEKHPLPEGDSGLDRMAVNGGQLTWTKAFGENTRLELEGIRGETMRANERPLGEDYTFEAQRIAVQMPIGSFGPWRGTLTRTAASLVANVTLGANAGEPSTVTYMEQGVNGPASVTTFEAKIPRTAVDRVGIPKALLGAAANDALQIEGTVRGVRERTKFEVQSAFALHGSPNVRFQGRVLGNPRAALEIDGGVVTYGAFRGRLWGGATFTHEGLRIEGAWKSAPRPCIGAHDPEPEITVPELAADVQGLERAVAATTLPHQTSMGGRFVFDTRDLAQTRVTAQSSNHCD; from the coding sequence GTGCTCGAGGACGACGCGCTCGGGTGGAATCTAGGGCGATACACGCTGCACGGCGAAATTGCGTCGGGCGGCATGGCATCAGTCCACATCGGGCGCATGGTGGCGTCGGCGGGGTTCAGCAAGGTCGTTGCCATCAAGCGACTGCACGAGGAGTTCGCGAGCGATCCGGACTTCGTCACCATGTTCCTCGACGAAGCGCGGCTCGCAGCACGTGTGCACCATCCCAACGTGGTGCAACCGCTCGACGTCATCGCCGAGGGCGGTGAGGTCTTCCTCGTCATGGAGTACGTGCGCGGCGAGACGCTGGCGAAGTTGCAGCGCATTCTGCGGCCGCTGGGAGAAAGGGTTCCGCCGGCGGTCGCGGGCGCCATCGTCGTGGGCGTGCTGCATGGGCTGCATGCCGCACACGAGGCGAAGAGCGAGCTCGGAGAGCCGCTGGGCATCGTGCACCGGGACATCTCGCCGCAGAACGTGCTCGTCGGAACCGACGGCACCGCGCGGGTGCTCGACTTCGGCATTGCGAAGGCGACCGATCGCGCGCACCACACGCGCGAGGGCGATCTCAAAGGCAAGATCGCGTACATGGCGCCCGAGCAGCTCGCGGGCGAGACGGAGCTCGATCGGCGGACGGACATTTTCGCAGCGGCCGTCGTTCTGTGGGAGCTGCTCACGGGGCGCCGGCTCTACGAGTCCGAGTCGCAGCCGACGTTGCTCACGCGCACGCGCACGGGCACCATTCCGCCGCCGAGTCGCTTCGCGCCCGATGTGCCCGAGGCCGTGGACGACGTGGTGCGAAAGGCGCTCTCCCGTGCGCGCGAGGATCGCTTCTCGAGCGCGCGCGCGATGGCCATTGCGCTGGAGATAGCCATGCCGCTAGCCACACCGTCGACGGTGGGCGAGTGGGTCGAGGAGGTCGCGCAAGAGTCGCTTCTGCGGCGCGCCACACGCATCGCCGAGATCGAGCAAGGAGCGCGGTCGCCGGAGAGCGTGCGCGAGCAGGCCCACGCGCTGTTGCAAGAGCTGCAGCTCACGCGCACGCGCGATCGACGATCCATGGTGCCGGCGCCGCGTTCTTCCAATGGCTCGACGGACGACTCGAGCCCGATGCTCCTCGAGGATTCGGCGATCCTCGTGGAACCTCTCTCGCCGATCCCGGAGAATGTGCCGAGCGCGCCGGCGACCGCGCCCGCGATTCCGGAGGTGATGCCCGGCGCGTTTGCGGACACCGAACCGCAGCTCGACGTAAGGCGGCTAAGCACACGCAAGTACGTGGCCATCGCGGCCGTCTTCGGGCTGCTCACGCTGGGGTTGCTCGCGCTGCTCTTGCCGATGTTCGTGAAGCGCTCGTACGTGAACGCGGCAGCCAAGCGAGGGATCACGTTGCAGGTCGACAGCATGGACCTATCGTTCCGGCGTGTTCGGCTGCTTGGGTGTGGGGCAACGTTTCCAGGCATGCCAGGGGTGATGGTTCGCGCCGAGGTGCTCGACTTTGCCGCGACCGAGGACGGAACCAACGCACTCACCGTGGAGCAGCCGGAGATCACGCTCGACGGAGCCTACGTCCCCACACTCGATGCGCTGGAGCTCTATCTGGAGAAGCATCCTTTGCCCGAGGGGGACAGCGGGCTCGATCGCATGGCCGTAAACGGCGGGCAGCTGACGTGGACCAAGGCGTTCGGGGAAAACACGCGGCTGGAGCTCGAGGGGATCCGCGGCGAGACGATGCGCGCGAACGAACGGCCCTTGGGGGAGGATTACACCTTCGAGGCGCAGCGCATCGCGGTGCAGATGCCCATCGGTTCGTTCGGTCCTTGGCGGGGAACGCTGACGCGCACGGCCGCGTCGCTGGTGGCGAACGTCACTTTGGGGGCGAATGCGGGGGAGCCGTCGACGGTGACGTACATGGAGCAGGGCGTGAACGGGCCGGCGAGTGTGACGACGTTCGAAGCCAAGATTCCGCGTACCGCGGTGGACCGCGTGGGGATCCCCAAGGCCCTCCTGGGCGCCGCCGCGAACGATGCGCTGCAGATCGAAGGCACGGTGCGCGGCGTGCGGGAGCGCACGAAGTTCGAGGTGCAGAGTGCATTCGCGCTCCATGGCTCCCCCAACGTGCGCTTTCAAGGTCGTGTGCTGGGCAACCCCCGCGCGGCCCTCGAGATCGACGGCGGCGTGGTGACCTACGGTGCCTTTCGCGGGCGCCTATGGGGCGGCGCGACCTTCACGCACGAGGGCCTCCGCATCGAGGGGGCCTGGAAGAGCGCTCCGCGGCCATGCATCGGCGCCCACGATCCCGAGCCGGAAATCACGGTGCCCGAGCTGGCCGCCGACGTGCAAGGACTGGAGCGCGCCGTCGCCGCGACGACGTTGCCGCATCAAACCTCGATGGGCGGCCGCTTCGTCTTCGACACGCGCGATCTCGCACAGACACGCGTGACGGCCCAGTCCTCGAACCACTGCGACTAG
- a CDS encoding helix-turn-helix transcriptional regulator: protein MALKDRAPYVEDRVGPEEVMFHHGALRIGQFRCSRSNPWFTDSGPTSGWLLTFPRLPVLVAHAGEGAIVADPSIVKFFNRGQEFRREALCDAGDACEWFSFDVATVAAAVRPYDPAAADRPGRPFAWTHAPVDSASYLLQRRIAERVLRGDGRDVLDIEEALYALLAQTVANAYAKRGRAARKGAPAPWALQKAVVDHIERTLATRYREPLSLAELAKSVGYSPFHLAHVFRAHTGATIHAKRMKLRMHVALEEVRDPHRDLTSIALDLGFSSHSHFTESFRRTFGQSPRGFRER from the coding sequence GTGGCGCTGAAGGATCGCGCACCCTACGTCGAAGATCGGGTGGGCCCCGAGGAGGTGATGTTTCACCACGGGGCCTTGCGCATTGGGCAATTTCGTTGCTCACGCAGCAATCCGTGGTTCACCGATAGCGGGCCGACGAGCGGATGGCTCCTCACCTTTCCGCGGCTTCCCGTGCTCGTGGCCCACGCGGGGGAGGGGGCCATCGTCGCCGACCCGTCCATCGTGAAGTTCTTCAACCGCGGCCAGGAGTTCCGTCGCGAGGCGCTCTGCGACGCGGGCGATGCGTGCGAGTGGTTCTCGTTCGACGTGGCCACCGTCGCCGCGGCCGTGCGGCCCTACGATCCGGCCGCGGCCGACCGCCCCGGGCGCCCTTTCGCATGGACGCATGCACCCGTCGACAGCGCATCGTACCTGCTCCAGCGCCGCATCGCCGAGCGCGTCCTGCGCGGGGACGGGCGCGATGTCTTGGATATCGAGGAGGCACTCTACGCCCTGCTCGCCCAAACCGTGGCCAACGCGTACGCAAAGCGAGGTCGCGCCGCGCGAAAGGGAGCGCCCGCGCCATGGGCGCTGCAGAAGGCCGTCGTCGATCACATCGAGCGCACCCTGGCCACGCGGTACCGCGAGCCCCTCTCGTTGGCGGAGCTGGCGAAATCCGTGGGCTACAGCCCGTTCCACCTGGCCCACGTGTTCCGCGCCCACACGGGAGCGACCATCCACGCGAAGCGCATGAAGCTGCGCATGCACGTAGCCCTGGAAGAGGTGCGCGATCCGCACCGCGATCTGACGAGCATCGCGCTGGACCTCGGCTTCTCGAGCCACAGCCACTTCACCGAGTCCTTTCGCCGCACCTTCGGCCAATCGCCCCGCGGCTTCCGCGAGCGCTGA
- a CDS encoding adenylate/guanylate cyclase domain-containing protein: MDARTHRIFATFVNRGLEKQFRADHFERGIKSFTRFSMALSAAAFLAYGLHDALVIPTIRTFAWTLRYGVFGPVAALVVALMYSKHYEQWHQPAMLVFGMACNVVVIAIAAVAPMHGYFIYCSFAILFVTLGPLVAKMNVFTQAMYTLLTLFVYVLFDLVLVQAAPMVRISMLLTIVVLGGIGTLVAHQLEMQAREAFLQRRTIYEQMDQLDFEKERSEALLLNILPAKIAERLKREQGRTIADGFAQVTVLFSDIVGFTKMSERLSPAEVVRRLNAIFSTFDDLADRLGLEKIKTIGDAYMVAGGLPTLKDDHAHAASEMALEMCRYMEDFSRELGEPIQVRIGMHTGPVVAGVIGKKKFIYDVWGDTVNTASRMESHGVEGAIQVTEATYERIKDNYELEERGEIDVKGKGPMKTYWLRGRREPMTTPWLRASRGKPN; this comes from the coding sequence ATGGACGCACGGACCCACCGAATCTTTGCGACGTTCGTCAATCGCGGGCTCGAGAAGCAGTTTCGCGCGGACCATTTCGAGCGGGGCATCAAGAGTTTCACCCGGTTCAGCATGGCCTTGAGTGCGGCGGCGTTCCTGGCGTACGGCCTGCATGATGCGCTGGTGATTCCGACCATTCGGACCTTTGCCTGGACCTTGCGGTACGGCGTGTTCGGGCCGGTGGCGGCGCTCGTGGTGGCGTTGATGTACTCCAAGCACTACGAACAGTGGCACCAGCCGGCGATGCTCGTCTTTGGCATGGCGTGCAACGTCGTGGTCATCGCCATTGCGGCCGTGGCGCCGATGCACGGGTACTTCATCTACTGCTCGTTCGCGATTCTCTTCGTCACGCTCGGACCACTCGTGGCCAAGATGAACGTCTTCACGCAGGCGATGTACACCCTGCTCACGCTCTTCGTGTACGTGCTCTTCGACCTGGTGCTCGTGCAGGCCGCGCCCATGGTGCGCATCTCGATGCTGCTCACCATCGTGGTGCTCGGCGGCATCGGCACCCTGGTCGCGCACCAGCTCGAAATGCAGGCGCGCGAGGCCTTCCTGCAACGCCGCACCATCTACGAGCAGATGGACCAGCTCGATTTCGAGAAGGAGCGAAGCGAGGCCCTCTTACTCAACATTCTCCCGGCGAAGATCGCCGAGCGACTCAAACGCGAACAAGGCCGCACCATCGCCGACGGCTTCGCCCAGGTCACCGTTCTCTTCTCGGACATCGTCGGCTTCACCAAAATGTCCGAGCGCCTCTCCCCCGCGGAGGTCGTGCGCCGCCTCAATGCCATCTTCAGCACCTTCGACGACTTGGCGGATCGCCTCGGCCTCGAGAAGATCAAGACGATCGGCGACGCGTACATGGTCGCCGGCGGCCTCCCCACCTTGAAAGACGACCACGCGCACGCCGCCTCCGAAATGGCCCTCGAGATGTGCCGCTACATGGAGGACTTCAGCCGCGAACTCGGCGAGCCCATTCAGGTCCGCATCGGCATGCACACCGGCCCCGTGGTGGCCGGCGTCATCGGCAAGAAGAAGTTCATCTACGACGTGTGGGGCGACACCGTAAACACCGCGAGCCGCATGGAATCCCACGGCGTCGAAGGTGCCATCCAAGTCACCGAGGCAACCTACGAGCGCATCAAGGACAACTACGAGCTCGAAGAGCGCGGCGAAATCGACGTCAAGGGCAAGGGCCCCATGAAAACCTACTGGCTCCGCGGCCGCCGAGAACCCATGACCACGCCGTGGCTACGCGCATCACGAGGAAAACCCAATTAG
- a CDS encoding DUF1549 and DUF1553 domain-containing protein, giving the protein MKRTGWLVGVVVAAAGCAASGPLARGPAAASKPVEAPRPVLMRSAEIDARMRAAWKEKGLEPAERVDDAGFFRRVNLDLTGRVPKAEAVDAFLADKAEDKRAKTIDALLASPEYAEHFTNYWDRVLMGRNVRKHVDHAEFRRWLHEQLEKNVGYDVWVRELVSATGLTSAPRMAEQPVNGAANWYLRYMDNPPDLAGTTSRLFLGVRIQCAQCHDHKTEKWTMSDFQGFTASFLRTRAQLFYTDDKDKKGLRAYDVEDLERSPEGRLTRPRRAAKRMDIAEYKSAAPRALDGTDLLSGGSKPRTALAEWITRKDNPWFARAIVNRVWGVMLGRGFSEPVDDLRESNPPAMKDLLDTLASDFVTSGYDLKHLLRLIANAESYQLAARPKGQRGDGALWSYFHMDQLGPDELLDSLVRATGLPREKVERQFTFLFDVDEEDDHDDEFDGTITQALWLMNGKVMQRSIQIAPGSALAQVLSKPGGDEGKIRALYMRTLSRPPTDAETAHWVGFLKPPRPGPPPAGEGADTVRRRYEDLLWVLLNSSEFLFNH; this is encoded by the coding sequence ATGAAGCGGACAGGATGGCTCGTAGGGGTCGTGGTGGCGGCGGCGGGGTGTGCGGCGAGCGGGCCCTTGGCGCGGGGGCCGGCGGCGGCGAGCAAACCCGTGGAGGCGCCGCGGCCGGTGTTGATGCGGTCGGCGGAAATCGATGCGCGGATGCGCGCGGCGTGGAAGGAGAAGGGGCTCGAGCCGGCGGAGCGCGTGGACGATGCGGGGTTCTTTCGCAGGGTGAACCTCGATCTGACCGGGCGCGTGCCGAAGGCGGAGGCGGTGGACGCGTTTCTCGCGGACAAGGCGGAAGACAAGAGGGCGAAGACCATCGATGCGCTGCTGGCGAGCCCGGAGTATGCCGAGCATTTCACCAACTATTGGGACCGCGTTCTCATGGGCCGCAACGTGCGCAAGCACGTGGACCATGCGGAGTTTCGGCGCTGGCTCCACGAGCAGCTCGAGAAGAACGTCGGCTACGACGTGTGGGTACGCGAGCTGGTGTCGGCCACGGGGCTCACCTCCGCGCCGCGCATGGCCGAGCAGCCGGTGAACGGCGCGGCCAATTGGTACTTGCGTTACATGGATAACCCGCCAGACCTGGCGGGTACGACGTCACGTCTGTTTCTTGGAGTTCGGATTCAGTGTGCACAATGCCATGATCACAAAACGGAAAAGTGGACGATGTCCGATTTTCAGGGCTTCACCGCGTCGTTCCTGCGAACACGCGCGCAGCTCTTTTATACGGACGACAAAGACAAGAAGGGCCTGCGGGCGTACGACGTCGAGGATCTGGAGCGGTCCCCCGAGGGGAGGCTGACGCGCCCGCGCCGCGCGGCGAAGCGCATGGATATTGCGGAATACAAATCGGCCGCGCCGCGCGCGCTCGATGGAACGGATCTTCTGAGCGGCGGCTCGAAGCCGCGTACGGCGCTCGCCGAGTGGATCACCCGCAAGGACAATCCTTGGTTTGCGCGGGCGATCGTCAATCGGGTGTGGGGCGTGATGCTCGGGCGCGGATTCTCGGAGCCGGTGGACGATCTTCGAGAGTCGAATCCGCCAGCGATGAAAGATTTACTCGATACGCTTGCAAGCGACTTCGTGACCAGTGGATACGATCTCAAACATCTATTGCGGCTGATCGCCAATGCGGAATCGTACCAACTCGCTGCACGCCCCAAAGGTCAACGCGGAGATGGCGCGCTTTGGTCGTATTTTCATATGGACCAACTCGGGCCGGACGAGTTGCTCGATTCGCTGGTTCGTGCGACGGGGCTTCCGCGGGAAAAGGTGGAGAGGCAATTCACGTTTCTCTTCGATGTCGACGAGGAAGACGACCACGACGACGAGTTCGATGGGACCATTACGCAGGCCCTGTGGTTGATGAATGGGAAGGTGATGCAACGAAGCATTCAAATTGCGCCGGGCAGTGCGCTGGCGCAGGTGTTGTCCAAGCCGGGCGGCGACGAGGGGAAGATACGTGCATTGTACATGCGCACGCTTTCGCGTCCTCCCACGGACGCGGAGACCGCGCATTGGGTGGGGTTTCTCAAGCCCCCCCGCCCCGGCCCTCCCCCTGCGGGGGAAGGAGCCGATACGGTGCGTCGGCGCTACGAGGACCTGCTCTGGGTGCTTTTGAACTCCAGTGAATTTCTTTTCAACCACTGA